In Tursiops truncatus isolate mTurTru1 chromosome 19, mTurTru1.mat.Y, whole genome shotgun sequence, a genomic segment contains:
- the CATSPERG gene encoding cation channel sperm-associated auxiliary subunit gamma isoform X17 — MSPAGPAWPRLRVLQTLWALLVVLLAPWRLWAIKNTQECTWQVVLNNFETVGKKDASDRFVDQEPLYTVDKVFSQLVDAPIDPDEVRGLVSGKRERSWTCTPLGSGHLPTLSLQTYLGFPYYLKINYSCKGESSEALVRKGHLTGLKPVVLVTFQSPVNFHRWKIEQLQIQMEAAPFRSRERCNAEEVCLMSWYTPMPIKNGSVVMRVDVSSNGLGPFIPNKRFQVNINGFLERQRDNTLQFTVGNELFNLIPRYFVNVPSRPLWYTVDQAPVFILGGIPEEKAILLTDTNFKDFFLVELSIDSCWVGSFYCPQTSFTATIYDAIATESTLFIRQNQLIYYFTGTYTTLHESNRGSGRWVRVLANECIKKLCPVHFHSNGSEYVMALTTGKHEGYVHFGTITDGRVSFELLPRQRSVCSGILVVNCSITWAVFIAGDYNLLLLVEIEDPSTRKYFQVVSYDLVSDYLVVLYTIPEFIPDARGLEFLMVLGTESYTNFPMVPKGMSYNPYNNLLFIWGNFLLQSYNSKNFIYLADFPKELSIKYLVNSFYGDTAIVTETEEIWYLLEGSYQVYKLFPSKGWEVHVSLQVMQQSSLYAPNETMVTLFYEDHGLYQLVYLIDNQQGRLVKRLVPVEQLLMYQQISNDYLLERQGSHLTLSFTNFCPFTVMRLRDLPNPQIYTRQERYRAQPPRVLEPGGFHSDNSLAVYQGLVYYLLWLHSKYDKPYADPVHDPTWRWWKNKKQDQVRGEGGESVGGPSPDPPSPSPCPGTVFAPHPVPQDYYFYLASNWRSAGSVHVDMASYEKIYDLKAENELPERIFLDKGTSYRFSVFLTAREPEPLHGPSFQLQSKVGLAVVLADPECIEAVVKEEVLVNRNSVLFWVTLSDKRFCFDQGISGHHLMKTSMLLKVVGSSGHCFQNTNQGPRMQASHCCGPSRCGAQAPDAQAQRPRLTGPAAPRQVGSSRIGARTHIPCIGRRALNHCATRKALRHQESPILFFKN, encoded by the exons ATGTCCCCTGCTGGCCCTGCGTGGCCGAGGCTCCGAGTCCTGCAGACGCTGTGGGCACTGCTGGTGGTGCTGTTGGCACCGTGGAGGTTGTGGGCGATAAAGAATACCCAGGAGTGCACCTGGCAAGTTGTCCTGAACAACTTTGAGACAGTAGGCAAGAAGGACGCGAGCGATCGTTTCGTCGATCAAGAGCCCTTGTACACAGTGGACAAAGTGTTCAGCCAGCTAGTGGACGCGCCCATCGACCCGGACGAGGTGAGGGGACTGGTGTCAGGCAAACGGGAGAGGTCCTGGACCTGCACCCCACTGGGCTCTGGACATTTGCCCACCCTCTCCTTGCAGACATACCTGGGCTTTCCTTACTACCTGAAGATCAACTACTCCTGCAAGGGAGAG TCCTCTGAGGCCCTGGTCCGCAAGGGCCACCTGACGGGGCTGAAGCCGGTGGTGCTGGTCACCTTCCAGTCCCCAGTCAACTTCCATCGCTGGAAGATAGAGCAGCTGCAGATCCAGATGGAGGCAGCCCCCTTCCGCAGCAGAG AGAGGTGTAATGCAGAGGAAGTGTGTCTCATGAGCTGGTACACACCCATGCCCATCAAGAACGGCAGCGTGGTCATGCGCGTGGACGTTAGCAGCAACGGCCTGGGGCCCTTCATTCCCAATAAAAG GTTTCAGGTGAATATCAACGGCTTCCTGGAGAGACAGCGAGACAACACACTCCAATTCACTGTGGGAAATGAG CTCTTCAATCTGATACCCCGGTACTTTGTGAATGTCCCGTCGAGGCCCTTGTGGTACACTGTGGACCAGGCACCTGTGTTCATCCTGGGCGGCATCCCTGAGGAGAAGGCCATCCTGCTGACTGACACAAACTTCAAGGACTTCTTTCTCGTGGAG TTGAGCATTGACAGTTGCTGGGTAGGCTCCTTCTACTGCCCCCAGACCAGCTTCACTGCTACCATCTATGATGCCATCGCCACCGAGAGCACCCTCTTCATTCGGCAGAACCAGCTCATCTACTATTTCACGGGCACCTATACCACACTCCACGAAAGCAACCGTGGCAGCG GGAGATGGGTCCGTGTCCTGGCTAACGAGTGCATCAAGAAGTTGTGCCCTGTGCATTTCCATAGCAATGGCTCCGAGTATGTCATGGCCCTCACCACTGGCAAGCACGAAGGTTACGTCCACTTTGGGACCATCACGG ATGGCCGCGTGTCCTTCGAGTTGCTGCCCAGGCAGCGGTCCGTGTGCAGTGGGATACTAG TTGTCAACTGCTCCATAACCTGGGCCGTATTCATTGCTGGTGACTACAATCTACTGCTGCTGGTGGAGATCgaagacccctccaccaggaagtatTTCCAGGTGGTCAGCTATGACCTGG TCAGTGATTACCTGGTTGTCCTCTACACCATCCCGGAATTCATCCCTGACg CTCGAGGCCTGGAGTTCCTGATGGTCCTAGGGACAGAGTCTTACACCAACTTCCCGATGGTACCCAAGGGCATGTCCTACAACCCGTATAACAACCTGCTGTTCATCTGGGGCAACTTCCTCCTGCAGAG CTATAACAGTAAAAACTTCATCTACCTGGCGGACTTCCCCAAGGAGCTGTCCATCAAGTACCTGGTTAACTCGTTCTATGGGGACACGGCTATTGTCACAGAGACTGAGGAG ATCTGGTACCTCCTGGAGGGTAGCTACCAGGTGTACAAGCTGTTCCCATCCAAGGGCTGGGAGGTGCACGTCAGCCTACAGGTGATGCAGCAGTCCTCTCTCTACGCCCCCAATGAGACCATGGTCACCCTCTTCTACGAAGACCACGGACTGTACCAG CTGGTGTACCTTATAGACAACCAGCAGGGCAGGCTCGTCAAGAGGCTTGTGCCTGTGGAGCAGCTTCTGATGTACCAGCAGATCAGCAACGACTACCTCTTGGAGCGGCAAGG GAGCCACCTGACGCTCTCCTTCACCAACTTCTGCCCCTTCACGGTGATGCGTCTGCGGGACCTGCCCAACCCGCAGATCTACACGCGCCAGGAGCGCTACCGGGCGCAGCCGCCGCGTGTCTTGGAGCCCGGGGGCTTCCACAGCGACAACTCGCTCGCTGTCTATCAGGGACTCGTCTACTACCTGCTTTGGCTGCACTCGAAGTACGACAAG CCATATGCGGACCCGGTGCACGACCCCACCTGGCGCTGGTGGAAGAACAAGAAGCAGGACCAGGTGCGTGGAGAGGGTGGCGAATCGGTGGGAGGGCCGAGCCCGGATCCCCCCTCACCGTCCCCCTGTCCGGGCACTGTCTTTGCCCCGCATCCCGTCCCTCAGGATTACTACTTCTACCTGGCCAGCAACTGGCGGAGCGCTGGCAGTGTGCACGTTGACATGGCCAGCTACGAAAAGATCTACGACCTTAAGGCTGAGAACGAGCTGCCCGAGCgcatcttcctggacaagggcacCAGCTACCGCTTCTCGGTCTTCCTGACGGCCCGGGAGCCGGAGCCCCTGCACG GCCCCTCCTTCCAGCTGCAGAGCAAGGTGGGCCTGGCTGTGGTGCTGGCCGACCCGGAATGCATCGAGGCGGTGGTGAAGGAGGAGGTCCTTGTTAATCGCAACTCGGTGCTTTTCTGG gttaCGCTCAGTGATAAAAGGTTTTGCTTTGATCAGGGCATTAGTGGACATCACCTCATGAAAACCTCCATGCTCCTCAAG GTGGTGGGCTCGTCCGGGCACTGCTTCCAGAACACGAACCAGGGGCCCCGCATGCAA gcctctcactgttgtggcccctcccgctgcggagcacaggctccggatgcgcaggctcagcggccacggctcacgggcccagccgctccgcggcaagtgggatcttcccggattggggcacgaacccatatcccctgcatcggcaggcgggctctcaaccactgcgccaccaggaaagccctgcgccaccaggaaagccctattttattttttaaaaattaa
- the CATSPERG gene encoding cation channel sperm-associated auxiliary subunit gamma isoform X16, which yields MSPAGPAWPRLRVLQTLWALLVVLLAPWRLWAIKNTQECTWQVVLNNFETVGKKDASDRFVDQEPLYTVDKVFSQLVDAPIDPDEVRGLVSGKRERSWTCTPLGSGHLPTLSLQTYLGFPYYLKINYSCKGESSEALVRKGHLTGLKPVVLVTFQSPVNFHRWKIEQLQIQMEAAPFRSRERCNAEEVCLMSWYTPMPIKNGSVVMRVDVSSNGLGPFIPNKRFQVNINGFLERQRDNTLQFTVGNELFNLIPRYFVNVPSRPLWYTVDQAPVFILGGIPEEKAILLTDTNFKDFFLVELSIDSCWVGSFYCPQTSFTATIYDAIATESTLFIRQNQLIYYFTGTYTTLHESNRGSGRWVRVLANECIKKLCPVHFHSNGSEYVMALTTGKHEGYVHFGTITDGRVSFELLPRQRSVCSGILVVNCSITWAVFIAGDYNLLLLVEIEDPSTRKYFQVVSYDLVSDYLVVLYTIPEFIPDARGLEFLMVLGTESYTNFPMVPKGMSYNPYNNLLFIWGNFLLQSYNSKNFIYLADFPKELSIKYLVNSFYGDTAIVTETEEIWYLLEGSYQVYKLFPSKGWEVHVSLQVMQQSSLYAPNETMVTLFYEDHGLYQLVYLIDNQQGRLVKRLVPVEQLLMYQQISNDYLLERQGSHLTLSFTNFCPFTVMRLRDLPNPQIYTRQERYRAQPPRVLEPGGFHSDNSLAVYQGLVYYLLWLHSKYDKPYADPVHDPTWRWWKNKKQDQVRGEGGESVGGPSPDPPSPSPCPGTVFAPHPVPQDYYFYLASNWRSAGSVHVDMASYEKIYDLKAENELPERIFLDKGTSYRFSVFLTAREPEPLHGPSFQLQSKVGLAVVLADPECIEAVVKEEVLVNRNSVLFWVTLSDKRFCFDQGISGHHLMKTSMLLKVVGSSGHCFQNTNQGPRMQGNLMVPVLIGCPPGKRLAFDITYTLEYNRLQNKHYFDCVHVDPEMPCFLFRDRLAASSGPQETQRLPRTQPSTFCPTTV from the exons ATGTCCCCTGCTGGCCCTGCGTGGCCGAGGCTCCGAGTCCTGCAGACGCTGTGGGCACTGCTGGTGGTGCTGTTGGCACCGTGGAGGTTGTGGGCGATAAAGAATACCCAGGAGTGCACCTGGCAAGTTGTCCTGAACAACTTTGAGACAGTAGGCAAGAAGGACGCGAGCGATCGTTTCGTCGATCAAGAGCCCTTGTACACAGTGGACAAAGTGTTCAGCCAGCTAGTGGACGCGCCCATCGACCCGGACGAGGTGAGGGGACTGGTGTCAGGCAAACGGGAGAGGTCCTGGACCTGCACCCCACTGGGCTCTGGACATTTGCCCACCCTCTCCTTGCAGACATACCTGGGCTTTCCTTACTACCTGAAGATCAACTACTCCTGCAAGGGAGAG TCCTCTGAGGCCCTGGTCCGCAAGGGCCACCTGACGGGGCTGAAGCCGGTGGTGCTGGTCACCTTCCAGTCCCCAGTCAACTTCCATCGCTGGAAGATAGAGCAGCTGCAGATCCAGATGGAGGCAGCCCCCTTCCGCAGCAGAG AGAGGTGTAATGCAGAGGAAGTGTGTCTCATGAGCTGGTACACACCCATGCCCATCAAGAACGGCAGCGTGGTCATGCGCGTGGACGTTAGCAGCAACGGCCTGGGGCCCTTCATTCCCAATAAAAG GTTTCAGGTGAATATCAACGGCTTCCTGGAGAGACAGCGAGACAACACACTCCAATTCACTGTGGGAAATGAG CTCTTCAATCTGATACCCCGGTACTTTGTGAATGTCCCGTCGAGGCCCTTGTGGTACACTGTGGACCAGGCACCTGTGTTCATCCTGGGCGGCATCCCTGAGGAGAAGGCCATCCTGCTGACTGACACAAACTTCAAGGACTTCTTTCTCGTGGAG TTGAGCATTGACAGTTGCTGGGTAGGCTCCTTCTACTGCCCCCAGACCAGCTTCACTGCTACCATCTATGATGCCATCGCCACCGAGAGCACCCTCTTCATTCGGCAGAACCAGCTCATCTACTATTTCACGGGCACCTATACCACACTCCACGAAAGCAACCGTGGCAGCG GGAGATGGGTCCGTGTCCTGGCTAACGAGTGCATCAAGAAGTTGTGCCCTGTGCATTTCCATAGCAATGGCTCCGAGTATGTCATGGCCCTCACCACTGGCAAGCACGAAGGTTACGTCCACTTTGGGACCATCACGG ATGGCCGCGTGTCCTTCGAGTTGCTGCCCAGGCAGCGGTCCGTGTGCAGTGGGATACTAG TTGTCAACTGCTCCATAACCTGGGCCGTATTCATTGCTGGTGACTACAATCTACTGCTGCTGGTGGAGATCgaagacccctccaccaggaagtatTTCCAGGTGGTCAGCTATGACCTGG TCAGTGATTACCTGGTTGTCCTCTACACCATCCCGGAATTCATCCCTGACg CTCGAGGCCTGGAGTTCCTGATGGTCCTAGGGACAGAGTCTTACACCAACTTCCCGATGGTACCCAAGGGCATGTCCTACAACCCGTATAACAACCTGCTGTTCATCTGGGGCAACTTCCTCCTGCAGAG CTATAACAGTAAAAACTTCATCTACCTGGCGGACTTCCCCAAGGAGCTGTCCATCAAGTACCTGGTTAACTCGTTCTATGGGGACACGGCTATTGTCACAGAGACTGAGGAG ATCTGGTACCTCCTGGAGGGTAGCTACCAGGTGTACAAGCTGTTCCCATCCAAGGGCTGGGAGGTGCACGTCAGCCTACAGGTGATGCAGCAGTCCTCTCTCTACGCCCCCAATGAGACCATGGTCACCCTCTTCTACGAAGACCACGGACTGTACCAG CTGGTGTACCTTATAGACAACCAGCAGGGCAGGCTCGTCAAGAGGCTTGTGCCTGTGGAGCAGCTTCTGATGTACCAGCAGATCAGCAACGACTACCTCTTGGAGCGGCAAGG GAGCCACCTGACGCTCTCCTTCACCAACTTCTGCCCCTTCACGGTGATGCGTCTGCGGGACCTGCCCAACCCGCAGATCTACACGCGCCAGGAGCGCTACCGGGCGCAGCCGCCGCGTGTCTTGGAGCCCGGGGGCTTCCACAGCGACAACTCGCTCGCTGTCTATCAGGGACTCGTCTACTACCTGCTTTGGCTGCACTCGAAGTACGACAAG CCATATGCGGACCCGGTGCACGACCCCACCTGGCGCTGGTGGAAGAACAAGAAGCAGGACCAGGTGCGTGGAGAGGGTGGCGAATCGGTGGGAGGGCCGAGCCCGGATCCCCCCTCACCGTCCCCCTGTCCGGGCACTGTCTTTGCCCCGCATCCCGTCCCTCAGGATTACTACTTCTACCTGGCCAGCAACTGGCGGAGCGCTGGCAGTGTGCACGTTGACATGGCCAGCTACGAAAAGATCTACGACCTTAAGGCTGAGAACGAGCTGCCCGAGCgcatcttcctggacaagggcacCAGCTACCGCTTCTCGGTCTTCCTGACGGCCCGGGAGCCGGAGCCCCTGCACG GCCCCTCCTTCCAGCTGCAGAGCAAGGTGGGCCTGGCTGTGGTGCTGGCCGACCCGGAATGCATCGAGGCGGTGGTGAAGGAGGAGGTCCTTGTTAATCGCAACTCGGTGCTTTTCTGG gttaCGCTCAGTGATAAAAGGTTTTGCTTTGATCAGGGCATTAGTGGACATCACCTCATGAAAACCTCCATGCTCCTCAAG GTGGTGGGCTCGTCCGGGCACTGCTTCCAGAACACGAACCAGGGGCCCCGCATGCAA GGCAACCTGATGGTGCCAGTACTTATCGGCTGCCCCCCAGGCAAGCGCCTTGCCTTTGACATCACCTACACGCTGGAGTACAACCGCCTGCAGAACAAACACTACTTTGACTGCGTGCACGTCGACCCCGAGATGCCCTGTTTCCTCTTCCGCGACA GACTGGCAGCCTCATCTGGACCACAAGAAACACAACGACTACCGAGGACTCAGCCTTCAACATTTTGTCCCACAACAGTTTAG
- the CATSPERG gene encoding cation channel sperm-associated auxiliary subunit gamma isoform X13, giving the protein MSPAGPAWPRLRVLQTLWALLVVLLAPWRLWAIKNTQECTWQVVLNNFETVGKKDASDRFVDQEPLYTVDKVFSQLVDAPIDPDEVRGLVSGKRERSWTCTPLGSGHLPTLSLQTYLGFPYYLKINYSCKGESSEALVRKGHLTGLKPVVLVTFQSPVNFHRWKIEQLQIQMEAAPFRSRERCNAEEVCLMSWYTPMPIKNGSVVMRVDVSSNGLGPFIPNKRFQVNINGFLERQRDNTLQFTVGNELFNLIPRYFVNVPSRPLWYTVDQAPVFILGGIPEEKAILLTDTNFKDFFLVELSIDSCWVGSFYCPQTSFTATIYDAIATESTLFIRQNQLIYYFTGTYTTLHESNRGSGRWVRVLANECIKKLCPVHFHSNGSEYVMALTTGKHEGYVHFGTITDGRVSFELLPRQRSVCSGILVVNCSITWAVFIAGDYNLLLLVEIEDPSTRKYFQVVSYDLVSDYLVVLYTIPEFIPDARGLEFLMVLGTESYTNFPMVPKGMSYNPYNNLLFIWGNFLLQSYNSKNFIYLADFPKELSIKYLVNSFYGDTAIVTETEEIWYLLEGSYQVYKLFPSKGWEVHVSLQVMQQSSLYAPNETMVTLFYEDHGLYQLVYLIDNQQGRLVKRLVPVEQLLMYQQISNDYLLERQGSHLTLSFTNFCPFTVMRLRDLPNPQIYTRQERYRAQPPRVLEPGGFHSDNSLAVYQGLVYYLLWLHSKYDKPYADPVHDPTWRWWKNKKQDQVRGEGGESVGGPSPDPPSPSPCPGTVFAPHPVPQDYYFYLASNWRSAGSVHVDMASYEKIYDLKAENELPERIFLDKGTSYRFSVFLTAREPEPLHGPSFQLQSKVGLAVVLADPECIEAVVKEEVLVNRNSVLFWVTLSDKRFCFDQGISGHHLMKTSMLLKVVGSSGHCFQNTNQGPRMPLTVVAPPAAEHRLRMRRLSGHGSRAQPLRGKWDLPGLGHEPISPASAGGLSTTAPPGKPCATRKALFYFLKINFFCHAARLAGS; this is encoded by the exons ATGTCCCCTGCTGGCCCTGCGTGGCCGAGGCTCCGAGTCCTGCAGACGCTGTGGGCACTGCTGGTGGTGCTGTTGGCACCGTGGAGGTTGTGGGCGATAAAGAATACCCAGGAGTGCACCTGGCAAGTTGTCCTGAACAACTTTGAGACAGTAGGCAAGAAGGACGCGAGCGATCGTTTCGTCGATCAAGAGCCCTTGTACACAGTGGACAAAGTGTTCAGCCAGCTAGTGGACGCGCCCATCGACCCGGACGAGGTGAGGGGACTGGTGTCAGGCAAACGGGAGAGGTCCTGGACCTGCACCCCACTGGGCTCTGGACATTTGCCCACCCTCTCCTTGCAGACATACCTGGGCTTTCCTTACTACCTGAAGATCAACTACTCCTGCAAGGGAGAG TCCTCTGAGGCCCTGGTCCGCAAGGGCCACCTGACGGGGCTGAAGCCGGTGGTGCTGGTCACCTTCCAGTCCCCAGTCAACTTCCATCGCTGGAAGATAGAGCAGCTGCAGATCCAGATGGAGGCAGCCCCCTTCCGCAGCAGAG AGAGGTGTAATGCAGAGGAAGTGTGTCTCATGAGCTGGTACACACCCATGCCCATCAAGAACGGCAGCGTGGTCATGCGCGTGGACGTTAGCAGCAACGGCCTGGGGCCCTTCATTCCCAATAAAAG GTTTCAGGTGAATATCAACGGCTTCCTGGAGAGACAGCGAGACAACACACTCCAATTCACTGTGGGAAATGAG CTCTTCAATCTGATACCCCGGTACTTTGTGAATGTCCCGTCGAGGCCCTTGTGGTACACTGTGGACCAGGCACCTGTGTTCATCCTGGGCGGCATCCCTGAGGAGAAGGCCATCCTGCTGACTGACACAAACTTCAAGGACTTCTTTCTCGTGGAG TTGAGCATTGACAGTTGCTGGGTAGGCTCCTTCTACTGCCCCCAGACCAGCTTCACTGCTACCATCTATGATGCCATCGCCACCGAGAGCACCCTCTTCATTCGGCAGAACCAGCTCATCTACTATTTCACGGGCACCTATACCACACTCCACGAAAGCAACCGTGGCAGCG GGAGATGGGTCCGTGTCCTGGCTAACGAGTGCATCAAGAAGTTGTGCCCTGTGCATTTCCATAGCAATGGCTCCGAGTATGTCATGGCCCTCACCACTGGCAAGCACGAAGGTTACGTCCACTTTGGGACCATCACGG ATGGCCGCGTGTCCTTCGAGTTGCTGCCCAGGCAGCGGTCCGTGTGCAGTGGGATACTAG TTGTCAACTGCTCCATAACCTGGGCCGTATTCATTGCTGGTGACTACAATCTACTGCTGCTGGTGGAGATCgaagacccctccaccaggaagtatTTCCAGGTGGTCAGCTATGACCTGG TCAGTGATTACCTGGTTGTCCTCTACACCATCCCGGAATTCATCCCTGACg CTCGAGGCCTGGAGTTCCTGATGGTCCTAGGGACAGAGTCTTACACCAACTTCCCGATGGTACCCAAGGGCATGTCCTACAACCCGTATAACAACCTGCTGTTCATCTGGGGCAACTTCCTCCTGCAGAG CTATAACAGTAAAAACTTCATCTACCTGGCGGACTTCCCCAAGGAGCTGTCCATCAAGTACCTGGTTAACTCGTTCTATGGGGACACGGCTATTGTCACAGAGACTGAGGAG ATCTGGTACCTCCTGGAGGGTAGCTACCAGGTGTACAAGCTGTTCCCATCCAAGGGCTGGGAGGTGCACGTCAGCCTACAGGTGATGCAGCAGTCCTCTCTCTACGCCCCCAATGAGACCATGGTCACCCTCTTCTACGAAGACCACGGACTGTACCAG CTGGTGTACCTTATAGACAACCAGCAGGGCAGGCTCGTCAAGAGGCTTGTGCCTGTGGAGCAGCTTCTGATGTACCAGCAGATCAGCAACGACTACCTCTTGGAGCGGCAAGG GAGCCACCTGACGCTCTCCTTCACCAACTTCTGCCCCTTCACGGTGATGCGTCTGCGGGACCTGCCCAACCCGCAGATCTACACGCGCCAGGAGCGCTACCGGGCGCAGCCGCCGCGTGTCTTGGAGCCCGGGGGCTTCCACAGCGACAACTCGCTCGCTGTCTATCAGGGACTCGTCTACTACCTGCTTTGGCTGCACTCGAAGTACGACAAG CCATATGCGGACCCGGTGCACGACCCCACCTGGCGCTGGTGGAAGAACAAGAAGCAGGACCAGGTGCGTGGAGAGGGTGGCGAATCGGTGGGAGGGCCGAGCCCGGATCCCCCCTCACCGTCCCCCTGTCCGGGCACTGTCTTTGCCCCGCATCCCGTCCCTCAGGATTACTACTTCTACCTGGCCAGCAACTGGCGGAGCGCTGGCAGTGTGCACGTTGACATGGCCAGCTACGAAAAGATCTACGACCTTAAGGCTGAGAACGAGCTGCCCGAGCgcatcttcctggacaagggcacCAGCTACCGCTTCTCGGTCTTCCTGACGGCCCGGGAGCCGGAGCCCCTGCACG GCCCCTCCTTCCAGCTGCAGAGCAAGGTGGGCCTGGCTGTGGTGCTGGCCGACCCGGAATGCATCGAGGCGGTGGTGAAGGAGGAGGTCCTTGTTAATCGCAACTCGGTGCTTTTCTGG gttaCGCTCAGTGATAAAAGGTTTTGCTTTGATCAGGGCATTAGTGGACATCACCTCATGAAAACCTCCATGCTCCTCAAG GTGGTGGGCTCGTCCGGGCACTGCTTCCAGAACACGAACCAGGGGCCCCGCAT gcctctcactgttgtggcccctcccgctgcggagcacaggctccggatgcgcaggctcagcggccacggctcacgggcccagccgctccgcggcaagtgggatcttcccggattggggcacgaacccatatcccctgcatcggcaggcgggctctcaaccactgcgccaccaggaaagccctgcgccaccaggaaagccctattttattttttaaaaattaattttttttgccatgctgcgaggcttgcgggatcttag